The following coding sequences are from one Bombus terrestris chromosome 14, iyBomTerr1.2, whole genome shotgun sequence window:
- the LOC100651817 gene encoding endoplasmic reticulum mannosyl-oligosaccharide 1,2-alpha-mannosidase: MFPSKDLGKSDYISLNIQDSATFSRGSSRSLWRQWNQLSRFQRNILYFIVITIILVIFYLLPGDNKNGVLDESDYNNIEVVQDTPKYEKPVEDIVVDNVNQEHKGGGEVIEEPEFQPEINQVDDDQIGEPPQPKPNTLKFNGPQNNRQKAIVAAFKHSWNGYKEYAWGYDNVKPISRKYYEWFGLGLTIVDSLDTMYIMGLNNEFLEAKLWVEKNLVFTSNRDVNLFEVTIRVLGGLLSAYHLSGDKIFLSKATALGERMMPAFSTSSGVPYSDVNLGTKTAHGPKWGPDSSTSEVTSIQLEFRDLSRSTGDPKFEEAVAKVSEHVHQLEKYDGLVPIFINANTGQFRDHATITLGARGDSYYEYLLKQWLQTGKTINYLRDDYLLGIAGTQKHLVKRTAINKYLFIAELVGAHKEITPKMDHLTCYLGGTLALGVHHGLSSDHMDLANEIVKTCYQTYAIQPTFLAPEITYFNTENSNGEKSMDMYVKMNDAHNLLRPEFIESLFYMWYFTGNKTFQDWGWKIFQAFENYTKVEKGYTSIGNVRIVYNTPQKDMTESFWFAETLKYLYLLFDDTRQLIDLDRWVFNSEGHPLPIYES; this comes from the exons ATGTTTCCGTCGAAGGATCTAGGAAAATCGGATTATATCAGTCTAAATATCCAGGATAGTGCAACATTCTCGCGAGGATCATCACGTAGTCTCTGGAGG CAATGGAATCAATTGTCAAGGTTTCAGAGAAATATTCTTTACTTTATAGTCATTACGATCATATTAGTTATATTTTATCTGTTACCTGGCGATAACAAAAATGGAGTTTTAGATGAAAGTGATTACAATAACATAGAGGTAGTGCAAGATACTCCTAAATATGAAAag ccAGTAGAAGATATTGTAGTAGATAATGTAAATCAGGAACATAAGGGAGGTGGGGAGGTTATTGAGGAACCTGAATTTCAACCAGAAATAAATCAGGTAGATGATGATCAAATTGGAGAACCACCTCAACCTAAGCCGAACACACTCAAATTTAATG gaCCACAAAATAATAGACAAAAAGCTATAGTTGCAGCATTTAAACATTCATGGAATGGATATAAAGAATATGCTTGGGGATATGATAATGTGAAACCAATATCAAGAAAGTACTATGAATGGTTTGGCTTAGGGCTTACTATAGTTGATTCTCTTGATACTATGTACATAATGGGCTTAAATAATG AATTTTTAGAAGCCAAACTATGGGTTGAGAAAAATTTAGTGTTTACTTCAAACAGGGATGTTAATTTATTTGAAGTTACGATTAGAGTATTAGGAGGTCTATTATCCGCATATCATCTTTCAGGTGACAAGATTTTCTTAAGTAAGGCT ACAGCGTTAGGGGAACGTATGATGCCAGCGTTTTCTACTTCATCTGGTGTTCCTTATTCCGACGTAAATCTTGGTACTAAAACTGCACATGGTCCTAAATGGGGTCCTGATAGTAGTACAAGCGAAGTTACTTCCATTCAATTGGAATTTCGTGATTTAAGTCGTAGTACAGGAGACCCTAAATTCGAG GAAGCAGTAGCAAAAGTTTCGGAACATGTACACCAGTTAGAAAAATACGATGGTTTAGTACCCATTTTCATTAACGCTAATACTGGACAATTTAGAGATCATGCAACAATTACGCTTGGCGCTCGTGGTGATAGTTATTACGAGTATTTATTGAAACAGTGGCTTCAAACTGGGAAGACTATCAATTA CCTACGAGATGATTATCTGTTAGGTATTGCTGGAACTCAAAAACACTTAGTAAAACGTACAGCAATTAATAAGTATCTTTTCATAGCGGAGCTAGTTGGAGCACACAAAGAAATAACACCAAAAAtg GATCACCTTACATGTTACTTGGGAGGTACATTAGCTTTAGGAGTACATCATGGTTTATCATCTGATCATATGGATTTAGctaatgaaattgtaaaaactTGTTATCAAACGTACGCAATTCAACCCACGTTTCTCGCTCCAGAAATCACATACTTTAATACTGAG aacTCAAATGGAGAAAAATCAATGGATATGTATGTGAAAATGAATGATGCACATAATTTACTCAGACCAGAGTTTATTGAAAGTCTTTTCTACATGTGGTATTTTACTGGTAATAAAACATTTCAAGACTGGGGATGGAAAATATTCCAA gcttttgaaaattatacaaaagtGGAAAAGGGATACACCAGCATTGGTAATGTAAGGATCGTTTATAATACACCACAAAAAGATATGACAGAAAGTTTTTGGTTTGCTGAAACTTTGAAATACTTATACTTGTTGTTTGATGATACAAGGCAATTAATAGATTTGGATAGATGGGTATTCAATTCTGAAGGACATCCATTACCCATATACGAATCATAA
- the LOC100646803 gene encoding uncharacterized protein LOC100646803 isoform X1: MAKQISFYSTLTSEEKNRMQPCLKARCVIMSNDSPPPLQTSIPLVDYDVPDEARPGKITPTTPTTPVASKLSNADTDTEMIENAVPITQTVLPVPEPQPKIEKNGIDSEATKPVTQPENDSCVVDCIYFTQQCCECVIL; this comes from the exons ATGGCCAagcaaatatctttttattccaCTCTGACGTCTGAAGAAAAGAATAGAATGCAACCGTGTTTGAAAGCTAGGTG TGTCATCATGTCCAATGATTCACCCCCACCTCTGCAGACTTCTATACCTTTGGTAGATTACGATGTACCAGATGAAGCGCGTCCTGGTAAGATCACACCGACCACACCTACTACTCCGGTAGCGAGTAAATTATCGAATGCCGACACCGATACGGAAATGATTGAGAATGCAGTACCGATCACGCAGACCGTACTGCCCGTTCCCGAGCCACAGCCGAAAATTGAGAAGAATGGAATCGACTCGGAGGCGACAAAACCAGTCACTCAACCCGAAAACGACTCCTGCGTTGTAGATTGTATATATTTCACGCAGCAGTGTTGCGAGTGTGTAATACTTTAA